In Mycolicibacterium lutetiense, the sequence CCTCGGTGGCCGCCTCGGCGGCTTCGTCCTTCTTGGGAGCCTTCTTCTTCTTGGGCGTGACGGCCGCAGCACCGGTGCCGCTCTCGGCCTCGGCCAGCGCCGCGTTGAACAGCTCCAGCTTGGACGGCTTGGGCTCCTTGACCTTCAGCGTGCCCTCGGCACCCGGCAGGCCCTTGAACTTCTGCCAGTCACCGGTGATCTTCAGCAGGGCCAGCACCGGCTCGGTGGGCTGGGCGCCGACACCCAGCCAGTACTGCGCGCGCTCCGAATCGATCTCGATCAGGCTCGGCTCTTCCTTGGGGTGGTAGCGACCGATGACCTCGATGGCGCGGCCTTCGCGGCGGGTGCGCGCGTCGGCGACAGAGATGCGGTACTGGGGGTTGCGGATCTTGCCAAGCCGGGTGAGCTTGATCTTGACAGCCATGTTTAAGCACTTCTCCTCGATGTCACGCTGCAATTCAGCGATGCGGGCGGAATTGCCCGATCCGGTTTTGCCTTACGTGTGTGACCGCCGCGCAGCGCATTGAACGAGTCGCCCGGCAGACAGCGTCCAATTGTGCCAGACCAGGCAGTACGGACCAAAATCGCGGGACGGAGGCGGCTCAGACGATCTTGTCGAAGCACTTGGTCTCGACGCGGCGGCTCATCCGCCAGCCCTCGGCGGTCCGGATGAACTCGTCCTCGTACCACAGGCCACAGAACAACACCTGCTGCTCCAGCCCGGGCAGCACCATGGGATTGAAGCAGATCGTGCGCGACGACGCCTTGTCCCCCTCGATGCGGACGTCGAAGTTGCCGAGCATGTGGGCGTAGGCCGGAAAGTTCGGCAGCACTTCGGCCAGCCACGCCTTGACCTCCGGGTACTGGCCGTCGATACCGCCCATCGCCCGGTAGTCGATGTAGGCGTCGGCGGTGAACACCGCATCGAGGTCATCGAATAGTCGACGGTCTATCGCCGTGGAGTAGTCGATCAACAATTGCTGGATCTCCAGACGGTCCGAAATCTCGGCCAGGCTCAACATGTCTCGATTCAACACGATGGGCAGGTTGTCGGGGGTGGGGGTTACGTTGCACTCGCACGCGAGTATCGCGTTCGGTTATCGCCGAGGCCACCGCAAGTGAAGGGGCGTGGTTGATCGAGATGGAGATCGTGCCTGATCACGTGCCTGTGTCGGTGAAGGCCATCAAGGGCCGCTTATCTCGTGTTGCGCGTGAGGAGTTCTCCTGGTTGAAGTCGCAGTTGCCGTCGTTGTGGACGAACTCGTACTTCGCCGCCACGGTGGGCGGTACTCCGTTGTCGGTCGTCAAACGCTATGTCGAGTCGCAGAAGGACCGCTGAGTCATGATGACGGGGCGGCGGTTTCGAGTCGAATTCACCGAGGACCAAGCCGAGTATGCCGAGCAGGTTGGGGCGGCTTGCCGGGCGGTGTGGAATACCGGCCTGGAGCAGCGCCGCGAGTATCGCCGGCATGGCAGGTGGATGAACTACGGCGCCCAGGCCCACGAACTTGCCGAAGCGAAATCCGAGCATCCGTGGCTCAAAGACGTTCCGGGGCACTGCCTGCAGCAGACGTTGATGGACCTGGACAAGGCGTGCCGCGCATATGGGACGTTTCGGGTGCGGTGGCGCGCGGGCCGCAGATGGTCGCCGTCGTTCCGGTTCCCCGAGGGCAACAAGATGGTGGCAGAGAAGCTCAATCGTCAGCACGCGCGGATCAAGTTGCCCAAGCTGGGCTGGGTGAAGTTCCGGGCTTCGCGCAGTCTGGACGCTGAAACCATCCGCTCGGTCACCCTTACCCGCAACAGCAGACACTGGTTCATCTCCGTGTTGGTCGACGACGGCTGGCAGGCCCCCGAGACCCACCGTGCGCCGGGCACGGCCGTCGGGGTAGACCGTGGCGTGGCCACGGCGATCGCGACCAGTACCGGCGAGCTTATCGACCGCCCGTTCACGACCGCCGGTGAGCGGCGGCGGGTGGTGACGTTGCAACGCAGGTTGTCGCGGTGCGCTAAGCGGTCGGCTAACCGGGACAAGATCCGGGCCGAACTGGCGGCGGTCCGGGCCCGGGAGCGGCACCGGCGTCTGGATTTTTGTGCTCAAACCGCCCACCAACTCACGACGGCGAACGCGGTGGTGGTGGTCGAAAACTTGAATACCAAGAATATGACCCGCTCGGCGAAAGGAACGCTGCAAGACCACGGACGCAATGTGGCTGCGAAATCCGCGCTCAACCGTGCCATCCTCGCCAAAGGATGGCATCAGTTCTCGTTGGCACTGTCCTCGTCGGCCCGTTACACCGGGACCACGGTGGTGCCGGTGCCGGCGGCATACACGTCGCAACGCTGCTCGAAATGTGGGCACGTGGACCCGAAATCCCGTGAGAGCCAAGCGGTATTCCGGTGCACCTCGTGCACACACCATGAGCACGCGGACGTCAACGCCGCCAAGAACATTCTGGCCGCAGGGCTTGCGGTCACTGCCTGTGAAGACCAACTCCGGCCTGCGGGCAAGGCGCGGTCACCGAAGCAGGAACCAGCAGGAAACCGCGAGGAATTACTGCTCCACACCCCCAACGCCGCTACCGCAGCATGAACGGGTTGGAATCCCCCGGCGTCAGCCGCGGGGAGGATCGTCAATCAACACGATTAGGCTGGCCCGCCATGGGGAGACTCGTTGGACTCGTTCCGGGTGCCGTCATCGCTGTGGCGACCGCGCTGATCCCGGTCGCGTCCCTGCTCGGCACCGCACCCCCGGCCAGAGCCGACATCGACGTGCAGCAGATCGGGTCCGCACCCATCCCGGACGGACCCGCGCAGGGCTGGGTCGTCGCCGACCTGGATACCGGACAGGTACTGGCCGCACGCAACGAGCACACCCGTTACGCACCGGCGAGCACGATCAAGACCCTGCTGGCCCAGGTGGTGCTCGACGAGGTGCCGCTGGACAGCACGATCGTGGCCGACGAAGCCGATACCCGGGTCGAGTGCAACTGCGCCGGCGTCGCACCCGGGCACACCTACACCGCGCGCCAACTGCTGGAGGCAGCGCTGCTGGCATCAGGAAATGACGCCGCCAACACCCTGGCCCGGATGGTCGGCGGGCCCGAGGCCGCCGTGAGCAAGATGAACGCCAAGGCGGTGGCGCTCGGGGCGAACAACACGAATGTCGCCACCCCGTCGGGGCTGGACGGGCCGGGGATGCCGTTCTGGTCGACACCGCACGACCTGGCGACCATCTTCCGTGGCGCCATGGCCAATCCGACCTTCGCGCAGATCACCACGATGCCCTCGACCACGTTCCCCAGCAAGACCGGCGACCGGGTCCTGGCCAATCAGGACGAGCTGTTGCATCGCTACCCCGGCGCCATCGGCGGCAAAACGGGTTTCACCGACATCGCCCGCAAGACGTTCGTCGGAGCCGCGCAGCGCGACGGCCGCCGTCTGGTGGTCACGATGATGTACGGACTGGTCAAAGAGGGTGGGCCGACCTACTGGGATCAAGCGGCAACCTTGTTCGACTGGGGCTTCGCCCAGGACCGCTCGGCCAGCATCGGGTCGCTCTAGGCCTGGCGGCCCGCACCGACGGTCCGATATCTGAAGGAAACCTGACCGTGCGCGCAGCGAGTCCAAAGTTGCGTAGCGTCGACGCTCGTGCGAAGACTGTTCGTGACGCTGGCGCTCGCCCTCGGTACGGCCCTGGCCGCCGCGAACATCTGGGCACCGCCGGCCGCCGCGCAGCCAGGTGTCCAGCCGGCAGGTGCGCAGATTCCCGATGGGCCCGCCAAGGCCTGGCTGGTCGCCGACATGGACACCGGCCAGGTGCTGGCGTCCAAGGATCCCAACGGCTCGTACGCCCCGGCCAGCACCATCAAGCCGCTGTTGGCGATGGTGGTACTCGATCACCTTCGACCCGACAATTTCGCGCGGGCCAACGAGTCCCACACCAAGGTCGAATGCTCGTGTGTCGGCCTCAAACCGGGCCAGCCCTACACCACCCGCCAACTGCTCGAAGCGCTGCTCATGGTGTCGGGCAATGATGCGGCGAACATGCTGGCCGACATGCTGGGTGGCCGGCCCGCGGCCGTCGCGGCGATGACCCGCAAGGCGGCCAGCGTCGGCGCCCGCAATACCCGGGCGTCCTCACCGTCCGGCCTCGACGGTCCCGGCTGGGAAACCGTCACCACACCGCACGACCTCGCGGTGATCCTGCGCGCGGCGCTGAACTACCCGCTGATCGCGCAGATCATGCGCCAGCCATCGGCCCAGTTCCCGGGCAAGACCCTGACCAACCAGAACGAGCTTCTCGCACGCTATCCCGGTGACATCGCCGGCAAGACCGGATACACCGACCTGGCCCGCAAGACGTATGTCGGTGCCGCCCAACGCGGCAACCGACGCCTGGTCGTGGTGCAGATGTACGGCACCGGCGATCTGTACGGTCAGGCGATCGATCTGTTCGACTACGGTTTCTCGCACTGACCATCGGCAGGGTCGTAAAGAGGTAGGGCCCCACCGGGACTCGCACCTAACTAAGGTAACCCTAAATTCTCGCGGAGTATCCGCGCACGATGAGGGGAGCCGATGTGTCCGAGCGTGAGTTCTCGCTGGTGGTCGCCTATGGCACCGACATGGGCAACGCCGAAGACGCTGCCATGTCGTTCGCCGAGGCCACCACCGCAGCCGGAATTCCCGCCGAGGCCGTCGAACTCAATCAGGTGGAACTCGGTCAGCTCAGTACCGCAACGCATTTCATCGCGGTCACCTCCACCTTCGGTGATGGCGAGTTCCCCGACACCGCCACGTTGTTCTGGGAGGCGCTCAGCGTCTCCACCGATCGGCTGGAGCACCTGAGCTTCGCAGTCCTGGCCCTGGGCGACACATCCTACGAATTGTTCTGCAACGCAGGCATACTCCTTGATGCCCGGCTGGAAGAGCTGGGCGCCACCAGGATCGCCGACCGGATAGACGTCGACGGATACTACGAGGAACCTGCCGCTGCGTGGACCACCGACCTCGTCAAACAGCTCACCGCGGTCCAGGCCGGCCCCGCGGCACCCGTCGCCGTCATAGAGACCGCCCCGGCCGATCCCCCACTTCGCACCCAGGAACGCAACCGCCCCTTCGGGGCCGCGCTGACCGTCAATCGGCTGCTCACCGCGACAGAATCCGACAAGGAGGTCCGCCACTACGAGCTCGACCTCACCGGCTCCGGGATCACCTACCTGGCCGGCGATTCACTGGCCGTCCACCCGACCAACGATCCCGACCTGGTGGCGGCGATCCTCGCCGAACTCAAGGTGGGCCCCGAACACCGGATCGCCGACACGGAGGAGACCTTGGGTGTCCTTCTGACCGAGCACCTGGAGATCCGGACGCCCTCGCGAGCGCTGCAGGAGTTGGCCGGTACCGCCGCCTACGGTCAGGATGTCCTCGATCTGATCAGGCGCACCGCTCTCACCGTCGACGAGGTCGTAGACACGTTGCGCCCGTTGCAATTCCGCGATTACTCGATCGCCTCCAGCCCGCTGGTACATCCCGATTGCATCCATCTGACCGCGGCTACGGTGCGCTACCCCGCCGCCGACCGCCACCACGGCGGCGTGGCCTCCACATATCTGGCCGGGCGCGCGCAGACGGTTCGGGTTCACCTGCGCCCCAACCATCATTTCCGCCTGCCTCCCGGCGATGTGCCGATCATCATGATCGGGCCGGGAACCGGTATCGCGCCGTTCCGGGCGTTCCTGCAGGAACGGCAGGCCGCCGCCGCGCCCGGTCGGTCCTGGCTGTTCTTCGGGGACCGGCGCCGGGCGACGGACTTCCTCTACGGTGACGAGCTGACGGGATTCGTCGAGTCGGGCACGCTGACCCGGCTGGACGTGGCCTTCTCCCGCGATCAGGATACGAAAGTGTATGTGCAGCAGCGCATGCGGGAGAACTCAGCCGAGTTGTTCGCGTGGCTACAGGACGGCGCATACCTCTACGTGTGCGGTGATGCCGACCGCATGGCCAGGGATGTCGACGCCACCCTGCACGAGATCATCGCCGAGAACGGCTCGATGGATGCCGACGCCGCGCACGCCTACGTCAATGACCTGATCAAAACCCACCGGTATCTGCGCGACGTGTACTGAGTTTTTCCCGCGAGCAGACACCTAGGTACCCGGAAACGCGCGTTTTGGGGTACCTAGGCGTCTGCTCGCCGGTGATGGTGAGTCAGAACACCCGGCCGCGCAGGATCACCAGGTCGGGGTGGCTGACCCCGCCGTGGCGCGGATCCTCGGTGTAGCAGACCAGGTCCGCCGATGTCCCGTGCTCCAGCGCAGGCCGGCCCAGCCACGCCCGCGCATCCCAACTGGCCGCCCCCAAGGCGGCGGTGGGGCTCATCCCGATGCCCTTGAGCGCCTCGATCTCGTCGGCGATACGACCGTGGGCGATCATGCCGCCGGCGTCGGTGCCCGCGAAAACCGGCACCCCGGCCTCGTAGGCCGCTCCCACCCGGCCGCGGCAGGACGCATAGAGATCGCGCATGTGCCTGGCGTACGACGGGTACTTGCCTGCCGCATCGGCGATGCCGGGGAAATTGTCGATGTTGATCAGGGTCGGCACCAGCGCCGTGCCGTGTTCGAGCATCAATTCGATGGTGTCGTCGGTGATCCCGGTGCCGTGCTCGATGCAGTCGATTCCGGCCTTGATCAGCCCCGGCAGCGCATCCTCGCCGAATACGTGCGCAGTGACCCGCGCGCCCTCGGCGTGGGCCGCGTCGATCGCGGCCTTGAGGATCTCGTCGGACCACAGCGGCGCCAGGTCCCCGATGCCACGGTCGATCCAGTCGCCGACCAGCTTCACCCAGCCGTCGCCCCACCGGGCCTGCTCGGCCACCGCGGCGGGCAGTTGCGACTCGTCCTCGATGTCGATCGGCAACCCCGGCGAATAGCGCTTGGGCCGGGCCAGATGCCGTCCGGCCCGGATGATGCGCGGCAGGTCCTCGCGGTCGTCGAAGCTGCGGGTGTCCACCGGCGATCCGGCGTCACGCAGCAGCAACGCACCAGCGTCCCGTTCGGTCTCCGCCTGGGTGACCGCCTCGTCGATGTCGACGGCACCACCCGGGCCCAGGCCGACATGGCAGTGCGCGTCGACCAGGCCGGGAATGATCCAGCCACCGTCAAAGACGGTCTCGGCCCCGGCCACCGGTTCGGCGGACAGCACTCCGCGCATCCCGCGCTCTTCGCGCAAGCGCTCATCGTGCGAACGCTCTTCACGCAAGCGCTCATCGACGATCCACCACTCGACGGGCTCGCCATCGGGTAGGCCGCGTCCCCGAAGGTGGAGCGCGTGGAGCACAGCGCTACTTCTGGCCCGGGAACTTCAGCTTCGACAGGTCGAAATCGGCCAGGCCGGGCGGCAATTCGTCCAGGCCCTTGGGCATGTTCGACAGGTCGGGGAAACCGGCGGGCATCCCGGCGCCGAACGGGTTCTTGGGCTGGGTGGGGCCGCGACCCTTGCCTTTGCCTTTACCGGCCTGCTTGTTCTTGCCCTTGGCGGCCTTGCGCGGCGCGTTCTTGCGGCCGAACGGCATGCCCATCTGGCCGGCCATCGACGACATCATCTTGCGGGCGTCGAAGAAGCGGTCCACGAGCGAGTTGACCTCGGACACCGCGACACCGGAGCCGTTGGCGATGCGCAGCCGGCGCGAGGCGTTGATGATCTTGGGATCGGCCCGCTCGGCCGGCGTCATGCCGCGGATGATGGCCTGCACCCGGTCCAGCTGCTTGTCATCGACCGCGGCCAGCGCGTCCTTCATCTGTCCGGCCCCGGGCAGCATGCCCAGCAGGTTTCCGATCGGGCCCATCTTGCGGATCGCCAGCATCTGCTCGAGGAAATCCTCCAGCGTCAGCTCTCCGGAGCCGATCTTGGCGGCGGCCTCCTCGGCCTTCTGCTGATCGAAGACCTGCTCGGCCTGCTCGATGAGGGTGAGCACGTCACCCATGCCCAGGATGCGGCTGGCCATCCGGTCGGGGTGGAAGACGTCGAAGTCTTCGAGCTTCTCCCCGGCGGAGGCGAACAGGATCGGCACACCGGTGATCTCACGGACCGACAAGGCCGCGCCGCCACGAGCGTCGCCGTCGAGCTTGGTCAGCACCACACCGGTGAAGCCGACGCCTTCGCGGAACGCCTCGGCGGTGGCGACGGCGTCCTGACCGATCATCGCGTCGAGCACGAACAGCACTTCGTCAGGGTTGACGGCGTCCCGGATGGCCGCGGCCTGACCCATCAGCTCGTCGTCGATACCCAGCCGGCCCGCGGTGTCGACGATGACGACGTCGTAGTGCTTGGCACGCGCCTCGGCCATACCGGCAGAGGCGACCGCCACCGGATCGCCGTGGCCACCGATCTCCAGGCCATCGGGCGAGGTGCCCGGGTGCGGGGCGAAGGTCGCCACACCGGCGCGCTCACCGACGATCTGCAGCTGGTTGACCGCACCGGGACGCTGCAGGTCACAAGCCACCAGCAACGGGCTATGGCCCAGGCCCTTGAGCCATTTCGCCAGCTTGCCGGCCAGCGTGGTCTTACCCGCACCTTGCAGACCGGCCAGCATGATCACCGTCGGCGGGTTCTTGGCGAAGGACAGCTGGCGGGTCTCACCGCCGAGGATGCCGATCAGTTCCTCGTTGACGATCTTGACCACCTGCTGCGCGGGATTCAGCGCACCGGAGACCTCGGCACCCTTGGCGCGATCCTTGATGCGCGCAACGAAGGCACGCACCACCGGCAGCGAGACGTCGGCCTCCAGCAAGGCCAACCGGATCTCGCGCGCGGTCGCGTCGATATCGGCGTCGGTCAACCGCCCCTTGCCGCGTAGGCCCTGCAGGGCTCCGGTCAACCGGTCAGACAGGCTCTCAAACACGTGGTAAGCCTAGCGGCCGACGAATTGGGGCGTGTCCTCGCGCCGCGGGCCGGACCTCATGGCATCCGCTGCCCAGCAGATCAGCCGGCGTGCTCAGCAGGCTTCGACGGTTTTGCCGGTGGCGGCGCGGGCAGGATCGCGAACATGTCGCGCTCCAGTTCCTCGCGTACCGCGGCCCGGCGCGCGTCGTCACCGGCCAGTGCCGGTGCGGTGATGCAGAAGACGTCGACCACCGAGGATCCCAGCGTGGTGACCTTCGCCCAGCCGACATCCACCCCGCCGCGCTCGAACACCGCGGTCAGCCGGGCCAACAGACCCGACCGGTCGATCGTGCGGATCTGGACGATCAGGTCTTCGGGAGACGGACCCGGCGACCACAGGATGCGGGGCGGGGCGGGCACATGGTTGGCCGGCACGGAGGCCAGGATCTCGCCGGCGCGGGTTGTCGGATGCTGGGCGGCCTCGTGGTCGCGGCGTTCCAGCGAGCCGATCACATCCAGTTCGCCGTCGAGCGCAAGGATGAACTGCTGGCGCAGCAATTCGGCCGGCGGTGGCGCACCGAAGTGCGGAGACACCGCGAACGTGTTGATCGCCGAACCTTCGTGGCTGTTGACCGACGCCGAGTGGACCCGCAGCGAGTTCAACGCCAGCACGCCGGCAGCCTTGGACAGCAGGCCGCGCCGATCCGCAGCGATCATCGTCACGTTGTAGAGGTGCGGACCGTCGCCCGCGGTGAGCTCGACATGCACGCCGCCATCGGCGGCCAAGTCCGTGAACCGCGGCTCGACCGGATCGGGCTGCGGCAGCGATTCCCCTGCCATCACCAACCGGCACCGTCGCACCAGGTCACCGATCAGGGATGACTTCCAGTCGCCCCACACCCCCGGTCCGGTGGCCAGCGAATCGGCCTCGGCCAGGACATGGAGCAACTCCAGCAGCACCATGTCCCCACCGAGGGCATCGACCACTGCGTCAATGGTCTTGGGGTCCTGGAGGTCTCGTCGCGTCGCAGTGTCAGGCAGCAGCAGGTGGTACCGGACGATCTTCGAGAGCACCTCGATGTCGGACGGCCACATGCCCAGCCGGGTGCCGATCTGGGTGGCCAACTCCGCACCGATCTCGCTGTGATCGCCGCCGCGGCCCTTGCCGATGTCGTGGCACAGCGCACCCAGCAGCAGTAGATCGGGACGCGACACCCGGGTTGTGAAAGCACTTGCCCGCGAGACAGTTTCGACCAGATGACGGTCAACTGTCCAGATGTGCACGACATCCCGCGGCGGCAGATCCCGTACTGCACCCCACTCCGGGAACAGCCGGCCCCACAGGCCGGTGCGGTCCAGAGCCTCGATGGTGGCGACCGTGGCGGGGCCCGACGCGAGCAACACCAGCAGGTCCTTGCAGGCTTGGCGCGGCCACGGTGTACGCAACTCCGGTGCGGTCTCGGCCAGCCTGCTCAGCGTGGACACCGCCATCGGCAGCCCGGTACTGGCCGACGCCGCGGCAACCCGCAAGATCAGCCCCGGATCGCGTTCCGGCCGCGCGTCACGGGCCAGGATCACCTCACCGGCGTATTCGATCACTCCTTCGTCGAGCGGGCGGCGCACCGGGCGACGCAGCGCAGCGAAACCCCGCCGTGGCAAGGCATTGGCGGCCGTACGGATACCGGAGTCGACGTAATAGCTGACCGTCCGGGCCGCATCCGACAGGGTGCGGGCCAGGTCGAATCGATCCCCGATCCGCAGAGCCGCGCCGATTTCGTCGGCATGCTGAGCCAGCAGTAGTTCCCGACCACGCCCCGAGGAGCGGTGCAGTTCGGTGCGCACATTCAGCAGGGACAGGTGGGCACCGCCGAGCGTTCCGGTCGGTGACGCCAGGGCCCGACTCGGATATACGTCGGCCAGTTGCGCTATCGCGAGCGCGTTGAGCAGTTGTACGTCCCGCAGACCGCCGCGGCCCGACTTCAGGTCAGGTTCGGCGCGGTGTGCGATCTGGCCACTGCGCTGCCAGCGCGCCTGCGCGTACTCGACGAGTTCGTCGAACCGCGAGGCGATTCCGATCCGCCACTGCCGGCGCGCCCCGCCGATCAGCAGCGCCGACAGATCGGCGTCGCCGGCCATATGACGGGCATCGAGCATGGCCAGGCCCACCGCGATGTCCTCGCCTGCGACCTTGAGGGCTTCAGGTACGGTGCGCACACTGTGGTCGATGCGGATATTGGCGTCCCACAAGGGATACCAGAGTTTTTCGGCCACCTCAGCGACCAGCTCGACCGGCATGTTGTCATGCAGCAACATGAGATCGAGGTCGGAGTACGGCAACATCTCGCCGCGGCCCAGGCCACCGGTGGCCACGATGGCGAACCCACTCGTGGCCGTGATCCCGATCTCGGTAGCCTTTGTGGTGAGCCAGAATTCGTGCAAGTCGAGTAACGCGTCCCGCAGCGCGGCCGCGTCGAGTTGACGGGATCCACCGGTGAGCAACTGCTGGGTGGCCGCCGCCAGATCGTTGGCCGGCCGCGGCGAGCCGGCCGGACCCTCCTGTCCGGAGGTGCCGGCCGGCTCGTGCGCGGATTGTGGCTGCTGGTCTGTCATTTGAATTCCTCCCCCGGCCGACTATCTGCCACCGTGCTTCCTGACCGGGGGACTCGGTCGTCTACCTCTACGACCGGCCGCGGCTACAGGGCGTCGGTGCCCCGTTCCCCGGTGCGGACGCGGACAACGGTGTCGACCGGGCTGACCCAGACTTTCCCGTCGCCGATCTTGCCGGTGCGGGCGGCCTGAACGATGACGTCCACGACCTTGTCGACAGCGGAGTCGTCGACGACGACCTCCACCCGGACCTTCGGCACGAAATCGACCGAGTACTCGGCACCGCGGTAGACCTCGGTGTGGCCCTTTTGCCGGCCGTAGCCCTGTACCTCGCTGACCGTCATCCCCAGGATGCCCGTCTGCTCCAGGCCGGTCTTGACATCCTCCAGCGTGAACGGCTTGACGATCGCAGTGATCAGCTTCATATTCCCTTATTCCTCCCCGCCGTGACGACCAAGAACAGAACCGGTTCCGACAGCGACGAAGTCGTAAGCGCTCTCAGCGTGCTCGGACTCGTCGATACCGGATGCCTCCTCTTCTTTGTCCAGGCGCAGGCCCACGGTGTATTTGACAATCAACGCCAAGATAGCGGTACCCACCGCCGAATAGAGCAGAACAGCACCTGCCCCGACCGCCTGTCGCCACAGCTGATCGAACCCGCCACCGTAGAACAGACCGGCAACACCGGCAGGTGCTTCCTTGGTCGCCACCAGGCCGACCAGCAACGTGCCGACGATTCCGCCGACCAGGTGGACGCCCACCACGTCGAGCGAATCATCGAAACCGAACTTGAACTTCAAGCCCACTGCCAGGGCGCACAGGACACCTGCGGTAGCACCAATCGCCAGCGCGCCCACAACATTCACCGATGAGCAGGACGGCGTGATGGCCACCAGTCCGGCAACGATGCCCGATGCCGCGCCCAACGAGGTGGCGTGTCCGTCACGGATCCGCTCGGTGAGCAGCCAGGCCAGCATCGCCGTGGCAGTTGCCACCGTGGTTGTGACGAAGGTCGAACCGGCAACTCCGTTGGCCGACACCGCAGAACCGGCGTTGAAGCCGTACCAGCCGAACCACAGCAGCCCGGCGCCGAGCATCACGAACGGGAGGTTGTGCGGGCGCATCGGCGTGCCGGGCCAACCGAGCCGCTTGCCGAGGATGATGGCCAGGACCAGGCCCGCGACACCCGCGTTGATGTGCACCGCGGTGCCACCGGCGAAGTCAATTGCCTTGAGCTGGTTCGCGATCCATCCACCTTGGTGAATTACGGTCTCCCCGTCGGAGCCCTTGACGTCGAAGTCGAAGACCCAGTGCGCGACCGGGAAGTAGACGAACGTCGCCCACAGCCCGGCAAACAGCAGCCAGCCGCCGAACTTGATGCGGTCGGCGACGGCACCGGAGATCAGGGCGACCGTGATGATCGCGAACATCAGCTGGAAGCCCACGAACACGGTGGCCGGGATCGTTCCGACCAGCGCGATGGGCGCATCGGCCGAGCCGTTCGCTCCGATCAGGCCCTTCAGGCCGAAGAACTGCCCGGGGTCGCCGATCACACCTGCAGTGTTGTCACCGAACGCAACCGAGTACCCGTACAACGC encodes:
- a CDS encoding ammonium transporter, which gives rise to MLAAAALVLLMTPGLAFFYGGMVRAKGVLNMIMMSISAMGVITVLWALYGYSVAFGDNTAGVIGDPGQFFGLKGLIGANGSADAPIALVGTIPATVFVGFQLMFAIITVALISGAVADRIKFGGWLLFAGLWATFVYFPVAHWVFDFDVKGSDGETVIHQGGWIANQLKAIDFAGGTAVHINAGVAGLVLAIILGKRLGWPGTPMRPHNLPFVMLGAGLLWFGWYGFNAGSAVSANGVAGSTFVTTTVATATAMLAWLLTERIRDGHATSLGAASGIVAGLVAITPSCSSVNVVGALAIGATAGVLCALAVGLKFKFGFDDSLDVVGVHLVGGIVGTLLVGLVATKEAPAGVAGLFYGGGFDQLWRQAVGAGAVLLYSAVGTAILALIVKYTVGLRLDKEEEASGIDESEHAESAYDFVAVGTGSVLGRHGGEE
- a CDS encoding P-II family nitrogen regulator — its product is MKLITAIVKPFTLEDVKTGLEQTGILGMTVSEVQGYGRQKGHTEVYRGAEYSVDFVPKVRVEVVVDDSAVDKVVDVIVQAARTGKIGDGKVWVSPVDTVVRVRTGERGTDAL
- the ffh gene encoding signal recognition particle protein; its protein translation is MFESLSDRLTGALQGLRGKGRLTDADIDATAREIRLALLEADVSLPVVRAFVARIKDRAKGAEVSGALNPAQQVVKIVNEELIGILGGETRQLSFAKNPPTVIMLAGLQGAGKTTLAGKLAKWLKGLGHSPLLVACDLQRPGAVNQLQIVGERAGVATFAPHPGTSPDGLEIGGHGDPVAVASAGMAEARAKHYDVVIVDTAGRLGIDDELMGQAAAIRDAVNPDEVLFVLDAMIGQDAVATAEAFREGVGFTGVVLTKLDGDARGGAALSVREITGVPILFASAGEKLEDFDVFHPDRMASRILGMGDVLTLIEQAEQVFDQQKAEEAAAKIGSGELTLEDFLEQMLAIRKMGPIGNLLGMLPGAGQMKDALAAVDDKQLDRVQAIIRGMTPAERADPKIINASRRLRIANGSGVAVSEVNSLVDRFFDARKMMSSMAGQMGMPFGRKNAPRKAAKGKNKQAGKGKGKGRGPTQPKNPFGAGMPAGFPDLSNMPKGLDELPPGLADFDLSKLKFPGQK
- a CDS encoding [protein-PII] uridylyltransferase translates to MTDQQPQSAHEPAGTSGQEGPAGSPRPANDLAAATQQLLTGGSRQLDAAALRDALLDLHEFWLTTKATEIGITATSGFAIVATGGLGRGEMLPYSDLDLMLLHDNMPVELVAEVAEKLWYPLWDANIRIDHSVRTVPEALKVAGEDIAVGLAMLDARHMAGDADLSALLIGGARRQWRIGIASRFDELVEYAQARWQRSGQIAHRAEPDLKSGRGGLRDVQLLNALAIAQLADVYPSRALASPTGTLGGAHLSLLNVRTELHRSSGRGRELLLAQHADEIGAALRIGDRFDLARTLSDAARTVSYYVDSGIRTAANALPRRGFAALRRPVRRPLDEGVIEYAGEVILARDARPERDPGLILRVAAASASTGLPMAVSTLSRLAETAPELRTPWPRQACKDLLVLLASGPATVATIEALDRTGLWGRLFPEWGAVRDLPPRDVVHIWTVDRHLVETVSRASAFTTRVSRPDLLLLGALCHDIGKGRGGDHSEIGAELATQIGTRLGMWPSDIEVLSKIVRYHLLLPDTATRRDLQDPKTIDAVVDALGGDMVLLELLHVLAEADSLATGPGVWGDWKSSLIGDLVRRCRLVMAGESLPQPDPVEPRFTDLAADGGVHVELTAGDGPHLYNVTMIAADRRGLLSKAAGVLALNSLRVHSASVNSHEGSAINTFAVSPHFGAPPPAELLRQQFILALDGELDVIGSLERRDHEAAQHPTTRAGEILASVPANHVPAPPRILWSPGPSPEDLIVQIRTIDRSGLLARLTAVFERGGVDVGWAKVTTLGSSVVDVFCITAPALAGDDARRAAVREELERDMFAILPAPPPAKPSKPAEHAG